A window of the Megalopta genalis isolate 19385.01 chromosome 2, iyMegGena1_principal, whole genome shotgun sequence genome harbors these coding sequences:
- the LOC117225427 gene encoding DENN domain-containing protein 1A isoform X2, with protein sequence MGSRLRDNVQHLFECFCEVAAPLGEKLPWILQKYPSSFLDEEILKSVPKFAYPCEIENLVVQHFSFVLTSIDSKWTFGFCRHDPKTDTGLVILSALPWHEIFYNHLILCTNRLLNKIATLIQSTGTGEDLWKFFETVYNSTVPIPGSSISIPVPNSKVNFIYQSPKQFQLPSIPENRNLTEYYSAVDAHNMMIVFASMLYERRIIFTSKRLSRLSACVQACNALIYPMIWQHIYIPVLPLSLIDYLLAPMPFLIGVPSPTLQRVRKSDLGEVVILDADNNIIESPFEDLESLPQDVVANLKKALRNRATLLGDGVSRAFLRALVQLTAGYKDALILEQGQCITFNQNAFVESRPSSMQPFLRKMLELQIFQQFIEERLNMLNSGLGFSDEFEVEACSYSAKSSSKFMQQYREWTYAMRKESSAFFRSVKDKANPAVKYAVKSVKDKGKDMKTAYKGLKWKGRANRSETSRRFHQPRSAPSSPTSDRRPIDFTSPPKSPNGFTATTSYRKDLRLRNSNFADSRKQYSPLSPSSPEETDSPPERVNIDLMQELRHVIFPNTPPVDRTLKPVRSLDSLRPAWSGHMRHGPPPSTNVANPIITVTSSAKTPSHHIPHSSFGRSVDRSNILLDINDVLIGNIQTGANRSLPLNSLAMKSNNVVESKTEKMSFPPVSQVCADNVCSKNVSLNTQKMKTKQHKNIVGLCSSNVKFYTDDILTNYDPGMDGKSFDSHLKTLESSTSLKDNDPFDTSKVFTPSYLQSTIFQTTSASLSVNSNVSYYAFNSTSCSAHSKDFPEVPDLIRLDSTVSSDDFDPLLSKSSEFPSSKQMTQSLHAPEMGEGLSNPLYPYFQPLHKTTEKPKSSDNIGDLDLLQAYGLDFNKFNISNGGSPTKNAATCNSTSESNIGNVDSAFSLTLNATAIKSQNNWTKFE encoded by the exons ATGGGTTCCAGATTGAG AGATAATGTTCAACATCTTTTTGAATGCTTTTGCGAGGTAGCTGCACCATTGGGAGAAAAACTACCATGGATACTTCAGAAGTACCCTAGCTCCTTTTTGGATGAAGAAATACTTAAGTCGGTACCTAAATTTGCATACCCCTGTGAAATAGAGAA CCTGGTGGTacaacatttttcatttgtactcACTAGCATTGATTCTAAATGGACATTTGGATTCTGTCGACATGATCCCAAGACAGACACTGGTCTAGTAATTTTAAGTGCATTACCATGGCATGAAATATTTTATAA TCATCTCATTTTATGTACGAATAGGCTTTTAAACAAAATTGCTACATTGATTCAGAGCACTGGCACTGGAGAAGATCTTTGGAAATTTTTTGAAACCGTATATAATAGTACGGTTCCCATTCCTGGTAGTTCCATATCGATTCCTGTACCAAATTCTAAAGTG AACTTTATTTATCAAAGTCCTAAGCAATTTCAATTACCGAGTATACCAGAAAAT AGAAATTTGACTGAATATTACAGTGCTGTTGATGCTCATAATATGATGATAGTGTTTGCTTCCATGCTGTATGAGCGGCGAATTATTTTCACTTCGAAACGTCTTTCAAGATTGAGTGCATGCGTTCAAGCGTGCAATGCTTTAATTTATCCAATGATTTGGCAACATATATATATTCCAGTTCTGCCATTATCTTTAATAGATTATTTATTAGCACCGATGCCGTTTTTAATCGGAGTACCGTCTCCAACTCTTCAG AGAGTCCGAAAAAGTGATTTGGGAGAAGTAGTCATATTGGATGCGGATAACAATATCATAGAGTCTCCGTTCGAAGATTTAGAGTCTTTACCTCAAGACGTA GTAGCCAATTTAAAGAAGGCATTGCGCAATAGAGCTACGCTACTCGGTGATGGCGTGTCTAGGGCATTCTTGCGAGCATTGGTGCAGTTAACTGCTGGATACAAGGATGCATTAATTTTAGAGCAAGGCCAGTGTATTACGTTTAACCAAAATGCATTTGTGGAAAGTAGGCCATCTTCTATGCAACCTTTTTTACGAAAAATGTTGGAATTGCAAATATTTCAACAG TTTATAGAAGAAAGACTGAATATGCTTAATTCAGGCCTTGGattctcggatgaatttgaagtggAAGCTTGCAGCTATTCCGCCAAATCTAGCAGTAAGTTTATGCAGCAGTATCGAGAATGGACGTACGCTATGCGAAAAGAAAGTTCGGCATTTTTCCGTAGTGTAAAAGATAAG GCCAATCCAGCTGTGAAGTATGCAGTTAAATCT GTGAAAGACAAAGGAAAGGATATGAAAACAGCGTACAAAGGACTGAAATGGAAAG GAAGGGCGAACAGAAGTGAAACAAGTAGGAGATTTCACCAGCCGAGGTCTGCACCTAGTTCCCCTACTTCCGACAGGAGGCCTATAGACTTTACATCGCCACCAAAATCACCAAACGGTTTCACCGCGACCACTAGCTATAGGAAAGATCTTCGGTTGCGTAATAGTAATTTCGCTGATTCAAG AAAACAATATTCACCATTAAGTCCTAGTTCTCCGGAAGAAACTGATTCTCCGCCAGAACGAGTGAACATTGACCTTATGCAAGAGCTTCGTCACGTAATATTTCCAAATACACCTCCTGTTGACAGAACA TTGAAGCCAGTACGCAGTTTAGACAGTTTGAGACCTGCATGGAGTGGGCATATGCGGCACGGTCCTCCACCTAGTACAAATGTTGCAAATCCCATCATCACAGTCACCTCGTCCGCAAAAACTCCATCTCATCATATTCCGCATTCCAGCTTCGGTAGATCAGTCGATCGGTCGAACATTTTGCTAGATATCAATGACGTATTAATTGGTAACATTCAAACCGGTGCAAATAGATCATTGCCATTGAATTCGTTGGCCATGAAATCGAACAATGTTGTCGAGAGTAAAACGGAAAAAATGTCGTTTCCACCGGTTTCACAAGTATGTGCGGATAACGTATGTTCGAAGAACGTAAGCCTGAACACgcaaaaaatgaaaacgaagcaACACAAAAATATTGTTGGACTTTGCTCGAGTAACGTGAAATTTTATACCGACGACATTCTTACTAATTATGATCCAGGAATGGATGGGAAATCTTTTGATTCACATTTAAAAACTCTAGAATCTTCTACTAGTCTAAAAGATAATGATCCGTTCGATACAAGCAAAGTGTTCACACCTTCCTACTTGCAATCAACAATTTTCCAAACCACAAGCGCATCATTGTCTGTTAATTCGAACGTTTCATACTATGCATTCAATAGCACATCCTGCTCTGCACATTCGAAG GACTTCCCCGAAGTGCCAGATTTAATTAGATTAGACTCGACAGTGAGTAGCGATGACTTTGATCCGCTGCTTTCCAAATCCTCGGAATTTCCCAGTTCGAAACAGATGACGCAGTCATTGCATGCACCGGAAATGGGAGAAGGCCTCAGCAACCCGCTATACCCATATTTTCAACCTTTGCACAAAACCACCGAGAAGCCAAAATCATCAGACAATATTGGTGACTTGGATCTATTGCAAGCGTACGGCTTGGACTTTAATAAGTTTAATATAAGTAACGGTGGTTCACCGACCAAAAATGCTGCGACGTGCAACAGTACATCCGAGAGTAATATTGGCAATGTCGATAGCGCGTTCAGCTTAACATTGAACGCTACCGCCATTAAATCACAAAATAATTGGACGAAATTCGAGTAA
- the LOC117225427 gene encoding DENN domain-containing protein 1B isoform X9: MGSRLRDNVQHLFECFCEVAAPLGEKLPWILQKYPSSFLDEEILKSVPKFAYPCEIENLVVQHFSFVLTSIDSKWTFGFCRHDPKTDTGLVILSALPWHEIFYKLLNKIATLIQSTGTGEDLWKFFETVYNSTVPIPGSSISIPVPNSKVNFIYQSPKQFQLPSIPENRNLTEYYSAVDAHNMMIVFASMLYERRIIFTSKRLSRLSACVQACNALIYPMIWQHIYIPVLPLSLIDYLLAPMPFLIGVPSPTLQRVRKSDLGEVVILDADNNIIESPFEDLESLPQDVVANLKKALRNRATLLGDGVSRAFLRALVQLTAGYKDALILEQGQCITFNQNAFVESRPSSMQPFLRKMLELQIFQQFIEERLNMLNSGLGFSDEFEVEACSYSAKSSSKFMQQYREWTYAMRKESSAFFRSVKDKANPAVKYAVKSVKDKGKDMKTAYKGLKWKGRANRSETSRRFHQPRSAPSSPTSDRRPIDFTSPPKSPNGFTATTSYRKDLRLRNSNFADSRKQYSPLSPSSPEETDSPPERVNIDLMQELRHVIFPNTPPVDRTDFPEVPDLIRLDSTVSSDDFDPLLSKSSEFPSSKQMTQSLHAPEMGEGLSNPLYPYFQPLHKTTEKPKSSDNIGDLDLLQAYGLDFNKFNISNGGSPTKNAATCNSTSESNIGNVDSAFSLTLNATAIKSQNNWTKFE, encoded by the exons ATGGGTTCCAGATTGAG AGATAATGTTCAACATCTTTTTGAATGCTTTTGCGAGGTAGCTGCACCATTGGGAGAAAAACTACCATGGATACTTCAGAAGTACCCTAGCTCCTTTTTGGATGAAGAAATACTTAAGTCGGTACCTAAATTTGCATACCCCTGTGAAATAGAGAA CCTGGTGGTacaacatttttcatttgtactcACTAGCATTGATTCTAAATGGACATTTGGATTCTGTCGACATGATCCCAAGACAGACACTGGTCTAGTAATTTTAAGTGCATTACCATGGCATGAAATATTTTATAA GCTTTTAAACAAAATTGCTACATTGATTCAGAGCACTGGCACTGGAGAAGATCTTTGGAAATTTTTTGAAACCGTATATAATAGTACGGTTCCCATTCCTGGTAGTTCCATATCGATTCCTGTACCAAATTCTAAAGTG AACTTTATTTATCAAAGTCCTAAGCAATTTCAATTACCGAGTATACCAGAAAAT AGAAATTTGACTGAATATTACAGTGCTGTTGATGCTCATAATATGATGATAGTGTTTGCTTCCATGCTGTATGAGCGGCGAATTATTTTCACTTCGAAACGTCTTTCAAGATTGAGTGCATGCGTTCAAGCGTGCAATGCTTTAATTTATCCAATGATTTGGCAACATATATATATTCCAGTTCTGCCATTATCTTTAATAGATTATTTATTAGCACCGATGCCGTTTTTAATCGGAGTACCGTCTCCAACTCTTCAG AGAGTCCGAAAAAGTGATTTGGGAGAAGTAGTCATATTGGATGCGGATAACAATATCATAGAGTCTCCGTTCGAAGATTTAGAGTCTTTACCTCAAGACGTA GTAGCCAATTTAAAGAAGGCATTGCGCAATAGAGCTACGCTACTCGGTGATGGCGTGTCTAGGGCATTCTTGCGAGCATTGGTGCAGTTAACTGCTGGATACAAGGATGCATTAATTTTAGAGCAAGGCCAGTGTATTACGTTTAACCAAAATGCATTTGTGGAAAGTAGGCCATCTTCTATGCAACCTTTTTTACGAAAAATGTTGGAATTGCAAATATTTCAACAG TTTATAGAAGAAAGACTGAATATGCTTAATTCAGGCCTTGGattctcggatgaatttgaagtggAAGCTTGCAGCTATTCCGCCAAATCTAGCAGTAAGTTTATGCAGCAGTATCGAGAATGGACGTACGCTATGCGAAAAGAAAGTTCGGCATTTTTCCGTAGTGTAAAAGATAAG GCCAATCCAGCTGTGAAGTATGCAGTTAAATCT GTGAAAGACAAAGGAAAGGATATGAAAACAGCGTACAAAGGACTGAAATGGAAAG GAAGGGCGAACAGAAGTGAAACAAGTAGGAGATTTCACCAGCCGAGGTCTGCACCTAGTTCCCCTACTTCCGACAGGAGGCCTATAGACTTTACATCGCCACCAAAATCACCAAACGGTTTCACCGCGACCACTAGCTATAGGAAAGATCTTCGGTTGCGTAATAGTAATTTCGCTGATTCAAG AAAACAATATTCACCATTAAGTCCTAGTTCTCCGGAAGAAACTGATTCTCCGCCAGAACGAGTGAACATTGACCTTATGCAAGAGCTTCGTCACGTAATATTTCCAAATACACCTCCTGTTGACAGAACA GACTTCCCCGAAGTGCCAGATTTAATTAGATTAGACTCGACAGTGAGTAGCGATGACTTTGATCCGCTGCTTTCCAAATCCTCGGAATTTCCCAGTTCGAAACAGATGACGCAGTCATTGCATGCACCGGAAATGGGAGAAGGCCTCAGCAACCCGCTATACCCATATTTTCAACCTTTGCACAAAACCACCGAGAAGCCAAAATCATCAGACAATATTGGTGACTTGGATCTATTGCAAGCGTACGGCTTGGACTTTAATAAGTTTAATATAAGTAACGGTGGTTCACCGACCAAAAATGCTGCGACGTGCAACAGTACATCCGAGAGTAATATTGGCAATGTCGATAGCGCGTTCAGCTTAACATTGAACGCTACCGCCATTAAATCACAAAATAATTGGACGAAATTCGAGTAA
- the LOC117225427 gene encoding DENN domain-containing protein 1A isoform X1, with translation MGSRLRDNVQHLFECFCEVAAPLGEKLPWILQKYPSSFLDEEILKSVPKFAYPCEIENLVVQHFSFVLTSIDSKWTFGFCRHDPKTDTGLVILSALPWHEIFYNHLILCTNRLLNKIATLIQSTGTGEDLWKFFETVYNSTVPIPGSSISIPVPNSKVNFIYQSPKQFQLPSIPENRNLTEYYSAVDAHNMMIVFASMLYERRIIFTSKRLSRLSACVQACNALIYPMIWQHIYIPVLPLSLIDYLLAPMPFLIGVPSPTLQRVRKSDLGEVVILDADNNIIESPFEDLESLPQDVVANLKKALRNRATLLGDGVSRAFLRALVQLTAGYKDALILEQGQCITFNQNAFVESRPSSMQPFLRKMLELQIFQQFIEERLNMLNSGLGFSDEFEVEACSYSAKSSSKFMQQYREWTYAMRKESSAFFRSVKDKANPAVKYAVKSVKDKGKDMKTAYKGLKWKGGRANRSETSRRFHQPRSAPSSPTSDRRPIDFTSPPKSPNGFTATTSYRKDLRLRNSNFADSRKQYSPLSPSSPEETDSPPERVNIDLMQELRHVIFPNTPPVDRTLKPVRSLDSLRPAWSGHMRHGPPPSTNVANPIITVTSSAKTPSHHIPHSSFGRSVDRSNILLDINDVLIGNIQTGANRSLPLNSLAMKSNNVVESKTEKMSFPPVSQVCADNVCSKNVSLNTQKMKTKQHKNIVGLCSSNVKFYTDDILTNYDPGMDGKSFDSHLKTLESSTSLKDNDPFDTSKVFTPSYLQSTIFQTTSASLSVNSNVSYYAFNSTSCSAHSKDFPEVPDLIRLDSTVSSDDFDPLLSKSSEFPSSKQMTQSLHAPEMGEGLSNPLYPYFQPLHKTTEKPKSSDNIGDLDLLQAYGLDFNKFNISNGGSPTKNAATCNSTSESNIGNVDSAFSLTLNATAIKSQNNWTKFE, from the exons ATGGGTTCCAGATTGAG AGATAATGTTCAACATCTTTTTGAATGCTTTTGCGAGGTAGCTGCACCATTGGGAGAAAAACTACCATGGATACTTCAGAAGTACCCTAGCTCCTTTTTGGATGAAGAAATACTTAAGTCGGTACCTAAATTTGCATACCCCTGTGAAATAGAGAA CCTGGTGGTacaacatttttcatttgtactcACTAGCATTGATTCTAAATGGACATTTGGATTCTGTCGACATGATCCCAAGACAGACACTGGTCTAGTAATTTTAAGTGCATTACCATGGCATGAAATATTTTATAA TCATCTCATTTTATGTACGAATAGGCTTTTAAACAAAATTGCTACATTGATTCAGAGCACTGGCACTGGAGAAGATCTTTGGAAATTTTTTGAAACCGTATATAATAGTACGGTTCCCATTCCTGGTAGTTCCATATCGATTCCTGTACCAAATTCTAAAGTG AACTTTATTTATCAAAGTCCTAAGCAATTTCAATTACCGAGTATACCAGAAAAT AGAAATTTGACTGAATATTACAGTGCTGTTGATGCTCATAATATGATGATAGTGTTTGCTTCCATGCTGTATGAGCGGCGAATTATTTTCACTTCGAAACGTCTTTCAAGATTGAGTGCATGCGTTCAAGCGTGCAATGCTTTAATTTATCCAATGATTTGGCAACATATATATATTCCAGTTCTGCCATTATCTTTAATAGATTATTTATTAGCACCGATGCCGTTTTTAATCGGAGTACCGTCTCCAACTCTTCAG AGAGTCCGAAAAAGTGATTTGGGAGAAGTAGTCATATTGGATGCGGATAACAATATCATAGAGTCTCCGTTCGAAGATTTAGAGTCTTTACCTCAAGACGTA GTAGCCAATTTAAAGAAGGCATTGCGCAATAGAGCTACGCTACTCGGTGATGGCGTGTCTAGGGCATTCTTGCGAGCATTGGTGCAGTTAACTGCTGGATACAAGGATGCATTAATTTTAGAGCAAGGCCAGTGTATTACGTTTAACCAAAATGCATTTGTGGAAAGTAGGCCATCTTCTATGCAACCTTTTTTACGAAAAATGTTGGAATTGCAAATATTTCAACAG TTTATAGAAGAAAGACTGAATATGCTTAATTCAGGCCTTGGattctcggatgaatttgaagtggAAGCTTGCAGCTATTCCGCCAAATCTAGCAGTAAGTTTATGCAGCAGTATCGAGAATGGACGTACGCTATGCGAAAAGAAAGTTCGGCATTTTTCCGTAGTGTAAAAGATAAG GCCAATCCAGCTGTGAAGTATGCAGTTAAATCT GTGAAAGACAAAGGAAAGGATATGAAAACAGCGTACAAAGGACTGAAATGGAAAGGTG GAAGGGCGAACAGAAGTGAAACAAGTAGGAGATTTCACCAGCCGAGGTCTGCACCTAGTTCCCCTACTTCCGACAGGAGGCCTATAGACTTTACATCGCCACCAAAATCACCAAACGGTTTCACCGCGACCACTAGCTATAGGAAAGATCTTCGGTTGCGTAATAGTAATTTCGCTGATTCAAG AAAACAATATTCACCATTAAGTCCTAGTTCTCCGGAAGAAACTGATTCTCCGCCAGAACGAGTGAACATTGACCTTATGCAAGAGCTTCGTCACGTAATATTTCCAAATACACCTCCTGTTGACAGAACA TTGAAGCCAGTACGCAGTTTAGACAGTTTGAGACCTGCATGGAGTGGGCATATGCGGCACGGTCCTCCACCTAGTACAAATGTTGCAAATCCCATCATCACAGTCACCTCGTCCGCAAAAACTCCATCTCATCATATTCCGCATTCCAGCTTCGGTAGATCAGTCGATCGGTCGAACATTTTGCTAGATATCAATGACGTATTAATTGGTAACATTCAAACCGGTGCAAATAGATCATTGCCATTGAATTCGTTGGCCATGAAATCGAACAATGTTGTCGAGAGTAAAACGGAAAAAATGTCGTTTCCACCGGTTTCACAAGTATGTGCGGATAACGTATGTTCGAAGAACGTAAGCCTGAACACgcaaaaaatgaaaacgaagcaACACAAAAATATTGTTGGACTTTGCTCGAGTAACGTGAAATTTTATACCGACGACATTCTTACTAATTATGATCCAGGAATGGATGGGAAATCTTTTGATTCACATTTAAAAACTCTAGAATCTTCTACTAGTCTAAAAGATAATGATCCGTTCGATACAAGCAAAGTGTTCACACCTTCCTACTTGCAATCAACAATTTTCCAAACCACAAGCGCATCATTGTCTGTTAATTCGAACGTTTCATACTATGCATTCAATAGCACATCCTGCTCTGCACATTCGAAG GACTTCCCCGAAGTGCCAGATTTAATTAGATTAGACTCGACAGTGAGTAGCGATGACTTTGATCCGCTGCTTTCCAAATCCTCGGAATTTCCCAGTTCGAAACAGATGACGCAGTCATTGCATGCACCGGAAATGGGAGAAGGCCTCAGCAACCCGCTATACCCATATTTTCAACCTTTGCACAAAACCACCGAGAAGCCAAAATCATCAGACAATATTGGTGACTTGGATCTATTGCAAGCGTACGGCTTGGACTTTAATAAGTTTAATATAAGTAACGGTGGTTCACCGACCAAAAATGCTGCGACGTGCAACAGTACATCCGAGAGTAATATTGGCAATGTCGATAGCGCGTTCAGCTTAACATTGAACGCTACCGCCATTAAATCACAAAATAATTGGACGAAATTCGAGTAA
- the LOC117225427 gene encoding DENN domain-containing protein 1A isoform X3, whose translation MGSRLRDNVQHLFECFCEVAAPLGEKLPWILQKYPSSFLDEEILKSVPKFAYPCEIENLVVQHFSFVLTSIDSKWTFGFCRHDPKTDTGLVILSALPWHEIFYNHLILCTNRLLNKIATLIQSTGTGEDLWKFFETVYNSTVPIPGSSISIPVPNSKVNFIYQSPKQFQLPSIPENRNLTEYYSAVDAHNMMIVFASMLYERRIIFTSKRLSRLSACVQACNALIYPMIWQHIYIPVLPLSLIDYLLAPMPFLIGVPSPTLQRVRKSDLGEVVILDADNNIIESPFEDLESLPQDVVANLKKALRNRATLLGDGVSRAFLRALVQLTAGYKDALILEQGQCITFNQNAFVESRPSSMQPFLRKMLELQIFQQFIEERLNMLNSGLGFSDEFEVEACSYSAKSSSKFMQQYREWTYAMRKESSAFFRSVKDKANPAVKYAVKSVKDKGKDMKTAYKGLKWKGGRANRSETSRRFHQPRSAPSSPTSDRRPIDFTSPPKSPNGFTATTSYRKDLRLRNSNFADSSPSSPEETDSPPERVNIDLMQELRHVIFPNTPPVDRTLKPVRSLDSLRPAWSGHMRHGPPPSTNVANPIITVTSSAKTPSHHIPHSSFGRSVDRSNILLDINDVLIGNIQTGANRSLPLNSLAMKSNNVVESKTEKMSFPPVSQVCADNVCSKNVSLNTQKMKTKQHKNIVGLCSSNVKFYTDDILTNYDPGMDGKSFDSHLKTLESSTSLKDNDPFDTSKVFTPSYLQSTIFQTTSASLSVNSNVSYYAFNSTSCSAHSKDFPEVPDLIRLDSTVSSDDFDPLLSKSSEFPSSKQMTQSLHAPEMGEGLSNPLYPYFQPLHKTTEKPKSSDNIGDLDLLQAYGLDFNKFNISNGGSPTKNAATCNSTSESNIGNVDSAFSLTLNATAIKSQNNWTKFE comes from the exons ATGGGTTCCAGATTGAG AGATAATGTTCAACATCTTTTTGAATGCTTTTGCGAGGTAGCTGCACCATTGGGAGAAAAACTACCATGGATACTTCAGAAGTACCCTAGCTCCTTTTTGGATGAAGAAATACTTAAGTCGGTACCTAAATTTGCATACCCCTGTGAAATAGAGAA CCTGGTGGTacaacatttttcatttgtactcACTAGCATTGATTCTAAATGGACATTTGGATTCTGTCGACATGATCCCAAGACAGACACTGGTCTAGTAATTTTAAGTGCATTACCATGGCATGAAATATTTTATAA TCATCTCATTTTATGTACGAATAGGCTTTTAAACAAAATTGCTACATTGATTCAGAGCACTGGCACTGGAGAAGATCTTTGGAAATTTTTTGAAACCGTATATAATAGTACGGTTCCCATTCCTGGTAGTTCCATATCGATTCCTGTACCAAATTCTAAAGTG AACTTTATTTATCAAAGTCCTAAGCAATTTCAATTACCGAGTATACCAGAAAAT AGAAATTTGACTGAATATTACAGTGCTGTTGATGCTCATAATATGATGATAGTGTTTGCTTCCATGCTGTATGAGCGGCGAATTATTTTCACTTCGAAACGTCTTTCAAGATTGAGTGCATGCGTTCAAGCGTGCAATGCTTTAATTTATCCAATGATTTGGCAACATATATATATTCCAGTTCTGCCATTATCTTTAATAGATTATTTATTAGCACCGATGCCGTTTTTAATCGGAGTACCGTCTCCAACTCTTCAG AGAGTCCGAAAAAGTGATTTGGGAGAAGTAGTCATATTGGATGCGGATAACAATATCATAGAGTCTCCGTTCGAAGATTTAGAGTCTTTACCTCAAGACGTA GTAGCCAATTTAAAGAAGGCATTGCGCAATAGAGCTACGCTACTCGGTGATGGCGTGTCTAGGGCATTCTTGCGAGCATTGGTGCAGTTAACTGCTGGATACAAGGATGCATTAATTTTAGAGCAAGGCCAGTGTATTACGTTTAACCAAAATGCATTTGTGGAAAGTAGGCCATCTTCTATGCAACCTTTTTTACGAAAAATGTTGGAATTGCAAATATTTCAACAG TTTATAGAAGAAAGACTGAATATGCTTAATTCAGGCCTTGGattctcggatgaatttgaagtggAAGCTTGCAGCTATTCCGCCAAATCTAGCAGTAAGTTTATGCAGCAGTATCGAGAATGGACGTACGCTATGCGAAAAGAAAGTTCGGCATTTTTCCGTAGTGTAAAAGATAAG GCCAATCCAGCTGTGAAGTATGCAGTTAAATCT GTGAAAGACAAAGGAAAGGATATGAAAACAGCGTACAAAGGACTGAAATGGAAAGGTG GAAGGGCGAACAGAAGTGAAACAAGTAGGAGATTTCACCAGCCGAGGTCTGCACCTAGTTCCCCTACTTCCGACAGGAGGCCTATAGACTTTACATCGCCACCAAAATCACCAAACGGTTTCACCGCGACCACTAGCTATAGGAAAGATCTTCGGTTGCGTAATAGTAATTTCGCTGATTCAAG TCCTAGTTCTCCGGAAGAAACTGATTCTCCGCCAGAACGAGTGAACATTGACCTTATGCAAGAGCTTCGTCACGTAATATTTCCAAATACACCTCCTGTTGACAGAACA TTGAAGCCAGTACGCAGTTTAGACAGTTTGAGACCTGCATGGAGTGGGCATATGCGGCACGGTCCTCCACCTAGTACAAATGTTGCAAATCCCATCATCACAGTCACCTCGTCCGCAAAAACTCCATCTCATCATATTCCGCATTCCAGCTTCGGTAGATCAGTCGATCGGTCGAACATTTTGCTAGATATCAATGACGTATTAATTGGTAACATTCAAACCGGTGCAAATAGATCATTGCCATTGAATTCGTTGGCCATGAAATCGAACAATGTTGTCGAGAGTAAAACGGAAAAAATGTCGTTTCCACCGGTTTCACAAGTATGTGCGGATAACGTATGTTCGAAGAACGTAAGCCTGAACACgcaaaaaatgaaaacgaagcaACACAAAAATATTGTTGGACTTTGCTCGAGTAACGTGAAATTTTATACCGACGACATTCTTACTAATTATGATCCAGGAATGGATGGGAAATCTTTTGATTCACATTTAAAAACTCTAGAATCTTCTACTAGTCTAAAAGATAATGATCCGTTCGATACAAGCAAAGTGTTCACACCTTCCTACTTGCAATCAACAATTTTCCAAACCACAAGCGCATCATTGTCTGTTAATTCGAACGTTTCATACTATGCATTCAATAGCACATCCTGCTCTGCACATTCGAAG GACTTCCCCGAAGTGCCAGATTTAATTAGATTAGACTCGACAGTGAGTAGCGATGACTTTGATCCGCTGCTTTCCAAATCCTCGGAATTTCCCAGTTCGAAACAGATGACGCAGTCATTGCATGCACCGGAAATGGGAGAAGGCCTCAGCAACCCGCTATACCCATATTTTCAACCTTTGCACAAAACCACCGAGAAGCCAAAATCATCAGACAATATTGGTGACTTGGATCTATTGCAAGCGTACGGCTTGGACTTTAATAAGTTTAATATAAGTAACGGTGGTTCACCGACCAAAAATGCTGCGACGTGCAACAGTACATCCGAGAGTAATATTGGCAATGTCGATAGCGCGTTCAGCTTAACATTGAACGCTACCGCCATTAAATCACAAAATAATTGGACGAAATTCGAGTAA